A genomic window from Sorex araneus isolate mSorAra2 chromosome 2, mSorAra2.pri, whole genome shotgun sequence includes:
- the LOC101546007 gene encoding OX-2 membrane glycoprotein-like isoform X5 → MMRSVTSASSIPSGLGRSLESPASVSLPTVFLHYEFFEDYLNITCSANSRPAPVISWKISGSGIENTTETILHPNGTTSVISVLHVKDPESQMGKEAICQVLHLGTVTIFRETINKGLWFSVPLILSIVSLIILLVLISILLYWKRHRNQNREFHRPLSFKRLKWSNMII, encoded by the exons ATGATGAGGAGTGTTACAAGTGCCTCTTCAATACCTTCGGGTCTGGGCAGATCTCTGGAGTCACCTGCCTCAGTCTCTCTG CCCACTGTATTCCTTCACTATGAATTCTTTGAAGACTACCTAAATATCACTTGTTCTGCCAATTCTCGGCCAGCGCCTGTGATCTCCTGGAAGATTTCTGGGTCAGGAATAGAGAACACAACTGAGACTATCCTACACCCCAATGGGACCACGTCTGTCATCAGTGTTCTCCATGTCAAAGATCCTGAGAGTCAGATGGGGAAGGAGGCAATCTGCCAGGTGTTGCACCTGGGGACTGTTACTATCTTTAGGGAAACTATCAACAAAG GCTTATGGTTTTCAGTTCCACTAATATTAAGTATTGTTTCCCTCATAATTCTTCTGGTATTGATCTCAATCTTATTATACTGGAAACGTCACCGGAACCAGAACAGAG AATTCCACAGGCCACTGTCATTTAAGAGACTGAAATGGTCCAATATGATTATTTAA
- the LOC101546007 gene encoding OX-2 membrane glycoprotein-like isoform X3: MLCRAKVVTQNVSEPLHSSASLRCSLQSSAEVVIVTWQKIRRLSPENMATFSKKFGVVVQPDYKDKINITQLDLKESTLTFWNTTLDDEECYKCLFNTFGSGQISGVTCLSLSVQPTVFLHYEFFEDYLNITCSANSRPAPVISWKISGSGIENTTETILHPNGTTSVISVLHVKDPESQMGKEAICQVLHLGTVTIFRETINKGLWFSVPLILSIVSLIILLVLISILLYWKRHRNQNREFHRPLSFKRLKWSNMII; encoded by the exons ATGCTATGTAGGGCGAAAG TGGTGACTCAAAATGTAAGCGAGCCATTGCACTCGTCTGCTTCCTTAAGATGCTCTCTGCAAAGTTCCGCGGAAGTTGTGATTGTGACATGGCAGAAAATCAGGCGTTTAAGTCCAGAAAATATGGCCACATTCAGCAAGAAGTTTGGAGTTGTGGTTCAGCCTGACTATAAGGATAAGATAAACATCACCCAACTGGACCTCAAAGAGTCAACCCTTACCTTCTGGAATACTACCCTGGATGATGAGGAGTGTTACAAGTGCCTCTTCAATACCTTCGGGTCTGGGCAGATCTCTGGAGTCACCTGCCTCAGTCTCTCTG TACAGCCCACTGTATTCCTTCACTATGAATTCTTTGAAGACTACCTAAATATCACTTGTTCTGCCAATTCTCGGCCAGCGCCTGTGATCTCCTGGAAGATTTCTGGGTCAGGAATAGAGAACACAACTGAGACTATCCTACACCCCAATGGGACCACGTCTGTCATCAGTGTTCTCCATGTCAAAGATCCTGAGAGTCAGATGGGGAAGGAGGCAATCTGCCAGGTGTTGCACCTGGGGACTGTTACTATCTTTAGGGAAACTATCAACAAAG GCTTATGGTTTTCAGTTCCACTAATATTAAGTATTGTTTCCCTCATAATTCTTCTGGTATTGATCTCAATCTTATTATACTGGAAACGTCACCGGAACCAGAACAGAG AATTCCACAGGCCACTGTCATTTAAGAGACTGAAATGGTCCAATATGATTATTTAA
- the LOC101546007 gene encoding OX-2 membrane glycoprotein-like isoform X1 encodes MERLVLRSVCRLIWIWPAVMLCRAKVVTQNVSEPLHSSASLRCSLQSSAEVVIVTWQKIRRLSPENMATFSKKFGVVVQPDYKDKINITQLDLKESTLTFWNTTLDDEECYKCLFNTFGSGQISGVTCLSLSVQPTVFLHYEFFEDYLNITCSANSRPAPVISWKISGSGIENTTETILHPNGTTSVISVLHVKDPESQMGKEAICQVLHLGTVTIFRETINKGLWFSVPLILSIVSLIILLVLISILLYWKRHRNQNREFHRPLSFKRLKWSNMII; translated from the exons ATGGAGAGGCTG GTATTGAGATCTGTCTGCAGACTGATTTGGATCTGGCCAGCAGTGATGCTATGTAGGGCGAAAG TGGTGACTCAAAATGTAAGCGAGCCATTGCACTCGTCTGCTTCCTTAAGATGCTCTCTGCAAAGTTCCGCGGAAGTTGTGATTGTGACATGGCAGAAAATCAGGCGTTTAAGTCCAGAAAATATGGCCACATTCAGCAAGAAGTTTGGAGTTGTGGTTCAGCCTGACTATAAGGATAAGATAAACATCACCCAACTGGACCTCAAAGAGTCAACCCTTACCTTCTGGAATACTACCCTGGATGATGAGGAGTGTTACAAGTGCCTCTTCAATACCTTCGGGTCTGGGCAGATCTCTGGAGTCACCTGCCTCAGTCTCTCTG TACAGCCCACTGTATTCCTTCACTATGAATTCTTTGAAGACTACCTAAATATCACTTGTTCTGCCAATTCTCGGCCAGCGCCTGTGATCTCCTGGAAGATTTCTGGGTCAGGAATAGAGAACACAACTGAGACTATCCTACACCCCAATGGGACCACGTCTGTCATCAGTGTTCTCCATGTCAAAGATCCTGAGAGTCAGATGGGGAAGGAGGCAATCTGCCAGGTGTTGCACCTGGGGACTGTTACTATCTTTAGGGAAACTATCAACAAAG GCTTATGGTTTTCAGTTCCACTAATATTAAGTATTGTTTCCCTCATAATTCTTCTGGTATTGATCTCAATCTTATTATACTGGAAACGTCACCGGAACCAGAACAGAG AATTCCACAGGCCACTGTCATTTAAGAGACTGAAATGGTCCAATATGATTATTTAA
- the LOC101546007 gene encoding OX-2 membrane glycoprotein-like isoform X2, which produces MERLVLRSVCRLIWIWPAVMLCRAKVVTQNVSEPLHSSASLRCSLQSSAEVVIVTWQKIRRLSPENMATFSKKFGVVVQPDYKDKINITQLDLKESTLTFWNTTLDDEECYKCLFNTFGSGQISGVTCLSLSVQPTVFLHYEFFEDYLNITCSANSRPAPVISWKISGSGIENTTETILHPNGTTSVISVLHVKDPESQMGKEAICQVLHLGTVTIFRETINKGLWFSVPLILSIVSLIILLVLISILLYWKRHRNQNREH; this is translated from the exons ATGGAGAGGCTG GTATTGAGATCTGTCTGCAGACTGATTTGGATCTGGCCAGCAGTGATGCTATGTAGGGCGAAAG TGGTGACTCAAAATGTAAGCGAGCCATTGCACTCGTCTGCTTCCTTAAGATGCTCTCTGCAAAGTTCCGCGGAAGTTGTGATTGTGACATGGCAGAAAATCAGGCGTTTAAGTCCAGAAAATATGGCCACATTCAGCAAGAAGTTTGGAGTTGTGGTTCAGCCTGACTATAAGGATAAGATAAACATCACCCAACTGGACCTCAAAGAGTCAACCCTTACCTTCTGGAATACTACCCTGGATGATGAGGAGTGTTACAAGTGCCTCTTCAATACCTTCGGGTCTGGGCAGATCTCTGGAGTCACCTGCCTCAGTCTCTCTG TACAGCCCACTGTATTCCTTCACTATGAATTCTTTGAAGACTACCTAAATATCACTTGTTCTGCCAATTCTCGGCCAGCGCCTGTGATCTCCTGGAAGATTTCTGGGTCAGGAATAGAGAACACAACTGAGACTATCCTACACCCCAATGGGACCACGTCTGTCATCAGTGTTCTCCATGTCAAAGATCCTGAGAGTCAGATGGGGAAGGAGGCAATCTGCCAGGTGTTGCACCTGGGGACTGTTACTATCTTTAGGGAAACTATCAACAAAG GCTTATGGTTTTCAGTTCCACTAATATTAAGTATTGTTTCCCTCATAATTCTTCTGGTATTGATCTCAATCTTATTATACTGGAAACGTCACCGGAACCAGAACAGAG
- the LOC101546007 gene encoding OX-2 membrane glycoprotein-like isoform X4, with protein MATFSKKFGVVVQPDYKDKINITQLDLKESTLTFWNTTLDDEECYKCLFNTFGSGQISGVTCLSLSVQPTVFLHYEFFEDYLNITCSANSRPAPVISWKISGSGIENTTETILHPNGTTSVISVLHVKDPESQMGKEAICQVLHLGTVTIFRETINKGLWFSVPLILSIVSLIILLVLISILLYWKRHRNQNREFHRPLSFKRLKWSNMII; from the exons ATGGCCACATTCAGCAAGAAGTTTGGAGTTGTGGTTCAGCCTGACTATAAGGATAAGATAAACATCACCCAACTGGACCTCAAAGAGTCAACCCTTACCTTCTGGAATACTACCCTGGATGATGAGGAGTGTTACAAGTGCCTCTTCAATACCTTCGGGTCTGGGCAGATCTCTGGAGTCACCTGCCTCAGTCTCTCTG TACAGCCCACTGTATTCCTTCACTATGAATTCTTTGAAGACTACCTAAATATCACTTGTTCTGCCAATTCTCGGCCAGCGCCTGTGATCTCCTGGAAGATTTCTGGGTCAGGAATAGAGAACACAACTGAGACTATCCTACACCCCAATGGGACCACGTCTGTCATCAGTGTTCTCCATGTCAAAGATCCTGAGAGTCAGATGGGGAAGGAGGCAATCTGCCAGGTGTTGCACCTGGGGACTGTTACTATCTTTAGGGAAACTATCAACAAAG GCTTATGGTTTTCAGTTCCACTAATATTAAGTATTGTTTCCCTCATAATTCTTCTGGTATTGATCTCAATCTTATTATACTGGAAACGTCACCGGAACCAGAACAGAG AATTCCACAGGCCACTGTCATTTAAGAGACTGAAATGGTCCAATATGATTATTTAA